The Meriones unguiculatus strain TT.TT164.6M chromosome 19, Bangor_MerUng_6.1, whole genome shotgun sequence genomic interval AAGAAAAAAGCTACACTTAATCTTAATATAGTCAGTGACTCTTAGATACAGTACATATCTACAAACCTACACCCAAATGCTTACAGCAAACCAGAAGCCTGTCCCATGTGCCTCTCCAGTTACCTCCTCAACAAAGCAGAGGAATTTCCTCTCCAGAAGGACGCTGCCCTGGCTCTTCTCCACCTTCTGTCTGTTTGACATGCTATCTTTGTCCTAAAAAGCAATGGCCAGAACCATTTCTACATCTCTCAGATCTTCATCGCAgccatgaaaataaatttgagcCAGGCAGAATGGCACATAGCGCTAATCACAGCAGTTGGTAGGTAGGAAGAGGAAGATcaggagtccaaggccagcctctgccttaaagtaagtttgaggccaatatGGGTTACACGCGGCTGTGTATcaaaaacaaataggaaaaaaaagaaaccttcaatagccaaaatgtttatttttatttttaattatttgtttgtgtttatacAATTGGGGGTAGGTACTGCAGAAGACCAAAGGAATCAGATCCCCTTTGACCTGGAGTTATAAGCCTTTGTGAATCACTTGATGTACAGGGAATCAAACATGGGTCCTTTCCAAGAGCTGTATTTGTTCTTTACTGCTGGACAATCTGTTCAGCTTCccaatatttcttaaaaaaaaaaaaagatgaagaagaagtaAGAGAGGTAAACGGGAGTAATTGTTGAACTTGTGTTCACCTAAATTCTTTCAAACACaggtctttcatttatttttaatttttggaattgatgaagaaaaaaattattggtAATGTTACTATATTCTtccattattttcacatttttattttattaaattaaatcacCCTTGGACATTATCCCATATCAATACATTTTGAGCTCACTCACTTGTTCATAAATACCAcatgaaaatctttaaaaacttttaaattacatttatttatgggAGGGGGCATGTATGTACCATGGCACAAATGTAGAGGGCAGAGGTCAACTTacaagagtcagttttcttcttctgccatgtgggtcctgaagaccaagctcaggttgtcaggcttggtgctAAGTGTCTTTCTTTTGAGCCACTTCACCAGTCCTACATGCCATGAAATTCTGTTTTATGTGTGCATACTTGGGGATgaggtttgttctctgtttttctctttatcttGCTTCTGATGATGGAGCCTGCATCTTCTTAGCCATAGAGGAAGTCATTCTGATGCTGAGTTACATCCCATCTTTGAGTATTTTCAAATAGCTAACAAATTTCCACCTTGTTTTGTGTTCAGGCAATGTGTTTGGAATGATGGATActgtttttaattgtatttcttcAGTGAAGGATTTGTTCCTAGAAATGGGGTTCCAGAGTGAAAGGGATTCACATTAATAGTTTGTATAGATGTTGACAGATTGCTCTGCTCATCTTCACTTCCTGATGCTCAGTGGAGAAAATCCACCAACTATGGACACAGTTCACAACAAATGTTCAAGGATGATGGGATAGAAAATGAGAAGAGACCTGGGCCTCAAACTTGCCAGCATGTGTCAGATGTAGGCAGCTTGTCACCAGCTGTGCTGTGTGAGAACCTATCTTTACCTGCTCAAACTTTTCTTACtttgattaaaaaatatatacagggCATCTAAAATACTAACAGCCATTTCAAAcctccttttctgaagagatCAAAGCAGCATGGCTTTTCAAATATTATTGAGCATGACAACATTCAGTCACGTGTCCATCCCTGTGAATCAtcaaaaatgggctgagaaatgCATAACCAAGGGTCAGAAATTCTTGAAACTGAATTGTTAAGGAGTCATTCTTTAAAGAGGAAGATAAATATAAAGAAACAACACAATCAgtccaataaaagaaaagaaaacagagcatcAGAAGGAGGACACTTTGAGCAGCTCTCAGTTCAGGGGGAACTCTGTAGAGCTTGGAGTTCTGAGTGTAGAGGACATGCTGGTGGTGTTTGTGGAGAAGAAGTACCATGTAGCCACTGGCCCCTCCCATGGCACCCTGAAACACTGCATCTCTCAGGACCATAAGGGTGAGAAAAACattgtttattttctgattttctcttttgaaataaCAATATTCACTATTCTTAAGCAGTGGTAATGTGTTTGTACCTTTGTCTCTGAAGGAAAGGAGAAGGTTCATGCTGATCACGGAATTGAGAATCCAAAAGAAGAGCAGTGAGAGAAGCACATGTCCTGTAGACCTCAGTCTGAGCCTCCCCCAACAGGAGGCTCTGGGGCTCATGATGATGATCTGGACCACTGTGAGGAGACTGCTGGTGCAGATGGAGAGGCCCCGTGAAACCCTGTCTAGATAAACAGTAATGTGACAGCCCAGTTCACCAAAGAAGTGCCTCATACCTAAAGCTGCCATTGTCATGGCTATTCCCTTGGAAAAAAGCAGTATAGAATTTGTCAGAGCCAAGTGGATGAGGATAAGGTGTACAGCTTTCTTCCCAGAGTCCACAAAAGTGCATATATACctcacaaaaatagaaatatttgcCACAGTGCCGAGTCCAGTTAGAAGAAGGAATATTGTTATGTTGCTAATATTCAAAACCATTTCTATCTTCTTGGGTGGAAAATTTGGGATCTCACAAGCAGAGTTTGGATAAAGTAACAGAATTGATATGTACCTGTAAAAAAACATTTCACATCATAGTGTGTTTCTGGTATACAAAAGACAGCTTTGACAGGTGGAATGGAACAGATTCTTTTTTAATCTAAAgaattctcattttcttcttgtcTTTATGGGACATCTTGTACCTTAAGTAATAACtgtgggaaaaaataaaaaatatatttaaaattaccaAAGAGATTAAATTACTTGACTTCAATATGAGTAAAATTAgattacatattcatatatatatgtgtatatatatatatatatatatatatgtatgtatgccagTATGTGTTGAAATAAATTGAAAAGTTTACTAACTCAAATATTTCCTTGCATTTTCTTTTTGATTCTGTTAACATTCCTATCAGTCAGGCCCTCAGTCCTGCACCTTCCTTCGCCTTTCCCCCACTTGAATTCCTAGTATGCAgacaattattttaataaattgtcTCAAGAATAGTGCTTCACACTTGTCATACCAGCACTGGAAGAAGGGCAAGGCAGGAGGAACACTGTAAATTCAATACAGCCTGGGATCCATAGTGAGTTTCAAGTCAGCCACGGTCATTTAACAAGACCTTGTCTGAACCTACCCCAAgtactcacaaaacaaaacaaattcaataCTAAAAGGAACTATCCTATCTTATTGCATCAACATCAGCATCTTTCAGAGCAAGAGTATAagaggaacttttatttgcctctTATTAACCCTCCAAGATAACAATCGAATTAGATGAATAAAACTTTCTTTTCCCTATGGCACTCAATGTGGTTGGTCAGAACACCCAAcctcattgaaaaagaaaatcacaaacatTGCAGAAGGAAAGGATAACTGAAAGAAGTGTCAGAGAAGAGAGGCCGTTTTACTGGAACAgcaatagagagacaggttgcagagaaagaacacaggtgaagatggaagaagccagaaaaagagaaggagtcagaagattagaaaagatcgCTGGAATTAATTTTTGGCCAAGCATAGTAATTCAGAGGCTAAGAGAAAAGCGAGATTGAATGTGTCaacttggagaagagtttgagtcagaacagctaagttgaactAGCCAACCCAGAACTCAgtcagaacaagaaagggtgagcttattaagcagtaaattTCAGAGGCAGAAAATATTTTAGACCTCAGTAAGTCTAtatggaagctagaagcttctGGGACAAGGCAGAGGTTAGCAGacaggcagtaagcctctgagaaaACAGCTGGATTAGGcgaataaaagtttcttttacaagaaacctttcttcttctgtgatgccttttgttttgttgctatGTGATTTTGATTTTACAATAAATATAGCAAGGACCCACTTTGTGTCCTGTCTCTAGTTACTatatatttgatttatttatctttatactCCAGATTTGTCATTTTAAAACTAAGGTTttgtgttggtttttgttgttgttgttgttttgttttatttttttcctgttaatttCACTGTGGACAAATTTCCCAAGATTAATTTTATACCTTCCCACCAAATCCAGCAGCACAGCACTTCACCATTGGTGCAACTGATAATGCTGAGGGAGTGGAGCCTGTGGTCTGGAAAAGCAGTACATCAACTGGATGCCATCAGACTGTGCCCGAGAGCAACCGTGGGGTGCTCCCGAGAAGGGTTCAGGAGAGGGCTGCTTTCCCTGAGGGAACCTGGACTAGATATGGTCAAGCTGCTATTGATCATGTAGAGAAAAGACATACTGGTGTGTGACGCTATGGGGTGAAGGCAGTTTGTGAGTTAGGAATCCCTAGTAATGCCTACAGATGATTTGTGGCTCCAAGGCTAAGTCAAATGTTCACCCTCACACCAGCCGTTATGGAATTGCAGCTCTATGTAGCCATATTCCTTATTGCGATGGCTACATTTACCCATGTCTGTTCTCTCAGACTGTTAATACAATAGGGTTGCTTCGATGTCTATCAGACTGACTTGATTTTCTGTCttatctttttgtatttgttatCAGTAGTGATAATGATTCCAAAGTTTCCATTAATGTGCAATGATGACACATTTGTGGAATGCAGTGTGATATGTTAACACACGAACATTTTTTACTGATCAAATTAGAGTAGTTACTGCTACTTGGTCTTGGTGAGGAGACCACTGTTGTCACCATTTTACCTTCTTAGAAGGCTCTGAGCTCCTTCTTTAAGCTCTTCACCCAGTGTGTCCTATTACCACGAATGGCTGTTGTGTGCTATGCTGAAGGACATTAGGTCTGACTTTTCTAAGACTATCTTTGGGCACTTGCTGATTTCCcaatgttatgccaggttcacaggaccctcagagaccacaaGGAGATGACTCTAtgaaatagcaagagagctttattacagagtaatcaaactcgggacccaagtctcactggcacagcagtagagaagtgggaccccaagctctgcatgagcagaatttttaaaaggaaagtctATGAGCCAggagtttccatggcagcaagcagtgggtgcaagccttggcgttacagaattgggtgaagtttagcagggcagggtgactttttctgaggcacacaatcacaatggctaaggcatataatcacaatggctatttttctaaaccatatctgaaacattggggagaattctcccacccgattctcaaccgattcccattgattgtTGCCAgagagtttgtctctattttctatgaagcatttattttgttatatttcctggaggctgttggtaggagagttaactttgttttctgccaggtgtacattctgtgatatttcctggtacctgaattcagttcccagtcaagatctttatttcaaaatggagttatgtTCAGGCTATCTTAAGTTCTTCACCCAACATTTACAGGAGAGGGAGAGCTGTTCCCCAGCCATCAGCTTTCAGAGTTTTACCTTTGGGTAATCGGTTTTCACACTTTTAGGCATGGATAAGATTTTACACTTTCACAGCTAACCTCTCCATTCTCAGTTCTCACCTGTAGGACATATATCAAACTAGAGTCTGTTTATAATTACTTTTCATTGTTGCACTAAGCCTCTGACAAGAAGCAGttggagggagaaagggcttgTCTGGCTCACAGCTTGAAGTCCAGCTGGGCAGGGAGCATGGTAGCAGGAGAGTGGGACAGTTGGTCCCATTCCtcagcagacaggaagcagagacaacgCTGATGCTCAGCCACCTTTTCCTAGGATCCTGGGCCCAGGCCACAGGATCCTGCTATCCAGGCCAGGTCCTCCCACCTCAGTTAAAACTCACTGGAAACTCTCACTGAAACACCCAGAGGTCTGTCTCTTCCTGAGACAGACCTCTTCAACCTGAACCCACTCAGGTTGACAGTGAAGATTAACTTGTGCACACAATTCCCCAGAACCAGGACAGCAGGGCTGGCCCAGGTTGAACGTGCTTGGAAAGCTTTAcacccccctcccttcctctacccttcctctatctatcttctatcccTTCCTCCTATCAGTCATCAGGGGTGTGCTAACTTTATCTTTgccctttcttgtttgtttcattttggtttgttttgcacCAGGGTCTCCTGTAATGGAGGCTGACCTCAAGCAGTCTTTGAAGTTGAAGCCCTGCTTTGAAGCCCTGATCCTCCAGCTTGTACTTCTGGAGCAGAAGGATGTggaatacaggtgtgtgctagTATGcctggttttgcttttttatcTTCAAGATCACTGGAAGAGAAATATGTCTGAACATGAGGCACCTTGAATAGGAACACCAGGTACTGCctttcagcctcagtttccttgactGCAAAATAAGAGATTATAATCTTTGCCTATGCACTAAAGAAAGCATGCTGTGATCTGAAATTCACAGCCCACAGTGCAATAAAGCACCAGGTATATCAGTAAAAACAACTGTAACTAATCTATTTAAATAAGAGTTGATTAAAAATTTAATCTGAGATTGAGAAtctgttttaaaagaatgaatgttCAGAATATTCCCAATACGGTCATGTCATTAACGAacacttttatatttttctgaCTTGGATCTAAGTCAGAACCCTCTCCCTTGGTTCTCTGCCCTAATGTTAGAAAAGGCCCAATGCCCCAAATCAGAATTAAAACACCTCTTACAATGCTTCCATTAGTTTTTGACTGAAAATTTTGAATGTtagcagaggaagaaggaaaccATCTTCCTAAATAGCTTTCTAATCATTATTGGAAACTCCTTAAAAGGAGTTTTACATTGAGCTATGTAACAACTCAGGCTGGCAACTGTGCCCATTTCAGAGATAGTTTTCTCAACTAAAACATTAGAGCAGTGCTTGATGCATCATAAAACAATCTGATTTTCAGTGGATTATATTAATGTACAACCTGGCCAAAAAGCTAACAAATTTTAATACTAACTGTGAATAGTTTTCTCCATTGATCTAGTCTATAATTTTGAAGCTGACTGAGATAgatgtgttttatatataattagGAATCAGCTGAGAATGAGTGAAGAAAAACCTAAACACATGtagaagggaaaaagagagggtagagggtgagggagagatagagaaagagaatgagagagagacagatagacaaatGAGGGGGGAATTTGAGGATTTAGAAGCATAATGGATAAAGACAAAGTTTGCCCACATATAAGAGACAAATATGCAGTGAAGATTTTGTGAAAAGTGATAATGGTGTCAATCATGATACGGTGAAAGCAGAGGCTTAGAGAAGAGAGGTTTGGGGTTTGTTTCCCCCTAGAAAGCAAAAAAGTTCTTTCATCATTCTTATTCTCcccaaaaaggagagaaaacacatGCAAAGAGCCTCCTGAGCACTGCAAAGGCACTGGCTCCTGAGCACGGAAGCCTGGTGCttagccatgtctccagcctgtGGAACATACCTTTGGAGATCAGGCTCAGCAAGCCCTAAGCCTCACAAGCAAACACCAGCAAAGGTGCTTCTGAGGGAAATTTCACAGCCCCACGGAGGAACATGGAAGAGTAGTCAGGTGTGCTCAGGGCAGCAGCTGCAGTGAAGAGAAGCTCTGGGTTAGTCCCTGGCAAGGTGAGCCTTCAGGGTTGTATTTGAACCTTTTGGGTTTGGAGAGTTCTTGTTTTCAATAATCTGTCACTGGGCTTCAGTTTTAACAGTTCTCAGTgtgtgagggagaaaaaaaagtcctCTGTTGAATCTTAATCCTTGAGGTACAACTCTCTCCCTCCACAATTACTACATAAGTTTGTTCCAGAAGCTGTTTCAGACTTAATTAGAATTTAATGACTTAGGTAACAAACTGTAGAAATGATCCTTGGAGCCACAGTCTTGAGTTTAATTAGTTAACAGAAGGATGTGCACTTAGGGTGTGCACAGCAGCCAGGTTCTGTGCATCCAGTTGCCTGTCTCCAGTC includes:
- the LOC110562758 gene encoding putative vomeronasal receptor-like protein 4, translating into MVLNISNITIFLLLTGLGTVANISIFVRYICTFVDSGKKAVHLILIHLALTNSILLFSKGIAMTMAALGMRHFFGELGCHITVYLDRVSRGLSICTSSLLTVVQIIIMSPRASCWGRLRLRSTGHVLLSLLFFWILNSVISMNLLLSFRDKGTNTLPLLKNSEYCYFKRENQKINNVFLTLMVLRDAVFQGAMGGASGYMVLLLHKHHQHVLYTQNSKLYRVPPELRAAQSVLLLMLCFLFFYWTDCVVSLYLSSSLKNDSLTIQFQEFLTLGYAFLSPFLMIHRDGHVTECCHAQ